A genomic window from Populus alba chromosome 19, ASM523922v2, whole genome shotgun sequence includes:
- the LOC118046755 gene encoding uncharacterized protein isoform X1 — protein MEQIRRAAVAYYEHLPARNKKLAWKTFKAMDKNGDGQISLLEYVNYLKKNKATDIIHPSIFTALDKDGNGSLDFEEAIVLYYIMKSGRALICKGCDSFLAGAYFSCSQCFFNGDSDSTYEICCACYGGKNYTHHGDAIFCDNYTLLRQSRSVIQQAPIKKRRKVLKSHKKTLLVAEITVGLAGLTVGAADLASKCNCSIM, from the exons GCTTATTATGAACATCTGCCCGCTAGGAATAAGAAGCTGGCCTGGAAAACTTTCAAAGCCATGGATAAGAACGGAGACGGGCAAATTAGCCTTCTTGAATACGTGAACTATCTCAAGAAAAACAAAGCCACAGATATCATTCATCCGAGCATCTTTACGGCGCTGGACAAGGACGGCAATGGAAGCTTGGATTTTGAGGAAGCCATCGTCTTGTACTACATCATGAAGAGTGGAAGGGCTTTAATTTGCAAGGGTTGTGATTCGTTCTTGGCAGGAGCATACTTCAGTTGCTCTCAATGTTTCTTCAATGGCGATTCAGATAGCACCTATGAAATTTGTTGTGCTTGTTATGGTGGTAAAAATTACACACACCACGGTGATGCCATCTTCTGCGATAACTATACTTTACTACGTCAAAGCAGGAGCGTGATACAACAGGCCCCCATAAAG AAGCGAAGAAAGGTGCTTAAATCCCATAAAAAGACACTGCTAGTTGCAGAGATAACTGTTGGTCTTGCAGGCTTAACTGTTGGCGCTGCTGATCTTGCATCAAAATGTAACTGCAGCATTATGTGA
- the LOC118046755 gene encoding uncharacterized protein isoform X2: MEQIRRAAVAYYEHLPARNKKLAWKTFKAMDKNGDGQISLLEYVNYLKKNKATDIIHPSIFTALDKDGNGSLDFEEAIVLYYIMKSGRALICKGCDSFLAGAYFSCSQCFFNGDSDSTYEICCACYGGKNYTHHGDAIFCDNYTLLRQSRSVIQQAPIKA; encoded by the exons GCTTATTATGAACATCTGCCCGCTAGGAATAAGAAGCTGGCCTGGAAAACTTTCAAAGCCATGGATAAGAACGGAGACGGGCAAATTAGCCTTCTTGAATACGTGAACTATCTCAAGAAAAACAAAGCCACAGATATCATTCATCCGAGCATCTTTACGGCGCTGGACAAGGACGGCAATGGAAGCTTGGATTTTGAGGAAGCCATCGTCTTGTACTACATCATGAAGAGTGGAAGGGCTTTAATTTGCAAGGGTTGTGATTCGTTCTTGGCAGGAGCATACTTCAGTTGCTCTCAATGTTTCTTCAATGGCGATTCAGATAGCACCTATGAAATTTGTTGTGCTTGTTATGGTGGTAAAAATTACACACACCACGGTGATGCCATCTTCTGCGATAACTATACTTTACTACGTCAAAGCAGGAGCGTGATACAACAGGCCCCCATAAAG GCTTAA